Below is a window of Scylla paramamosain isolate STU-SP2022 chromosome 14, ASM3559412v1, whole genome shotgun sequence DNA.
gCAATCACAAGGATGCGCATGCATACCTTCTGATTTGCTGATCAttgaaagtagaagagaaataGTTAAAATTTaggtttttcaatatttttacaGTGGTACCTCAGTATATATGTCCTTAATTTGGAACAAACAGGATGTATaccaaacaattttttttccttaataaaaaaatcctGTTATAAACATATTGTACAGTACCATGATGGGGTTTTATAAAATCATGCAGTATTTGATGGCATACAAGATGCACCAACATGGCATATTCAGGAAAAAGagttttttatgtatatataataaGCATGTAATGTTTTTTAATTCTTATTGTGATTTTCTTTCCAGCAATATGGTGATTTTGTAGTAACACGATACTTTAATGCAAATGGTGAagtagtggaagaggaagaagattgtTATTTTGAGTGCCGATACCCTCCCTGCACAAACATAGAGAAAGAATTAAGGGAGTTTTCAATATGTGGGAGATGTCAGGTGTGTTCATTAAAATGCTGTCTTGCCTAACAATAAGTCAGAAAAAGCTGCATAATatgtgatttattttatttattggtatATTGATGAGAAAAAACTAAACATGCCCACATTATTTTACAGGAAGCAAGGTACTGTGGCACATTCTGTCAGCAGAAGGACTGGCCGGTACACAAGAAACTTTGTAGAGAGAAGCGTCGACCGTGTTTGACGGAGCGGCCTCCTGAACGTTAACCCACACCCACACTAGTCACACCCTGGGTAATATAGAATAGTGTAACACTTTTGTAATagatttttttgtctgtatcccAGTGTTCCATTTTCATTATATGACCTCTAATAACAATACTGTAAGCCCCCTGAGATTACAGGAGAAAAATTTAGAAATATTTTTGTGTTAAAATCTCCAGAGAGTCTTCCGAGCATTTTTGATACTTAAATCTAAGATTATATATACTTTAGTGAAGTACTGATATCAAAGATTATTATACACTTTAGTATAAAGTACTGATAAAAATGAGCATGAGCTGCTGCTACTAAATGTTTTGAAATATAATGTATAAGAGTATGACAATAGATCTCAGCATGataagcatttatttatttatgttaaaaTCCTAAAAAAAGTTTGTAAAGGTGTTGTTACCTGTGTATAGATAGAAAAGATAACTGCAGTGTGTACAGTTTAAGACCATAAAAAGTGCCAACCCTGTGATGAGGCCTGGGTCTTTCTGGATGATGGCTCAGCCAAACTATcagaggcaacacacacacacacacacacacactggcttcAAAACATATATAGTGTTTTTGTTGCAATAGGTCAAATCCTTGGCTTCATAGACTATATCCCACTATTACATGCTACACTCATGTCCACAGTACCTGGTTTTGAAaccatgtttgtgtgtgtgttctccgaGATGTTTGACTGAGCCACCATCCAGAAATACCCCATACCTTGTCACACGGGCAGTGGAGGTGGGAGTTGCTGgacaggagaatgaaaaaatTATAATCAAGATTTCAATAACCTACCTGCCTGAAGGAAATTACCTTGCCTTATGGCTtgaatgaaagactgaaaaattGAAAACTTTCAAATAACTAAAGTGTAAGGTGTAAGGTAGTTAgaatacaaatatgaaaaatagaaaactttCAAATAACTAAAGTGTAAGGTGTAAGGTAGTagaatacaaatataaaaaatagaaaactttCAAATAACTAAAGTGTAAGGTAGTAgaatacaaatatatacatttaaGTACATATGGATTACTGACCACACATCTGGGTGAATGAAACTGGTCCAATAAAAAAACAGCAGTGAGGGTGCCAGTCACTCAGGAAACCACACTTGTGAATAACACTCAAGGCTTTGCCTGGAATATATTGAGTTGAATCAGCAGTGTCACTTGGCAAACATATCAAACATACAGAATAACCAAGATATGCTATGCATCTCTTGAAATTGTTGTCAAGAAATATGAAATGTCAAGAAATACGAAATGAATTTCTGCTGGAAGTGAAATATAGTTTATTCTAAGTTGAAAATCTATAacacatgcattttgaggcCTTGTTTAACTGTGGCTTTGCAACAGATATGATGGCCAGGCCAGCCAGGTAACCATGGCAGAGAAATACCATGCCTACATACTCCCCATTACTGTATGTGTGGCATTGCTGGCAGATTTTTTTCAGTTATGCAATACGATCTAAACTTAATCACTGTCAGTGCCTCAGTGGGAAATTTTACGTAACTGACTAGCAATTAGCTTATTTGATGCTAGCCTCACTCCAGCCACCTTCCCTGCCCAGAGAGATGTTATACTACATAGCCTGTCAttctttttgtcattaattACAGCCACACTATTGTTGTGCAATATTTATTAGTAATCACATGTCCATTGTTACCACTCATCTCATTATGGGATGCTTTACTTACAGGATACTGTAAAATTCTCAAACTTGTAGAAATCATGACTGAATACTTCACAAATTCACCAGTGGACATCCACATGTACATGTCCCTGCCATGAATACTCAACTAGTCTagctgttgtgtttgttgtgtgacCACACTTCAATTTCATACCATGGATAAACAATGCCTCAAAATGCACATGTGCAGAGAACATTTTTTAATTAAACCTATACCTATATAACCTATACTTTCACCTCTAGTAATATCTGCAGAAACTCTTGTCACACCAtcttaatgaaaacaatataacaatgaaaatgTATTACAGACCACTGCATAGAAAGAAATATTACCCATTTTACCTTCAACATTTATCAGTATTTTGTTGCATTATATCTATTGCTTATTCTGTAAGATTACTCTTACTGTCCTTTACTGGTCACTTGTTACCATGATGGATGCACAACAGTAGTGCATAAACCTAAGATGAAAACTTAATAGTGTTTATGTTGTCTCTAATGTcacaattctttcttttctaggtTGTCTCCTGTATATAAGCTGTGACCAGTCCTATAGCAAGGACTCAAGGCAGTTCTCCAGTACACAGTGGTACACCAGGTAGATTATATTGTAGGTGTTAACTATATCTTGACTTTAGTTGCTAATAAGATTGTCATAAACTTTATGATAATCCCAACTTTAAGGTGGAAGCTAACATTCTACTTATGCAGGTGTGTCAAGATCTGTGTTTTCATATACCTGTTTATAACAACATGATGGTTAAGTACGACTGTGAAATGATGGAAATCTGTCTGACTGAGACTTTCATATAATGTTAGAATTGATATTTAttgagatttttattttattctaagtaaaataaattagCCATTCCTTTAAGTATATTTACTCATCAGTTAAATGAAATTCTGGCAAAtgcattctgaaaaaaaatggacTAATTGTGCAAAATAAGACAAGACCTAATTGATCATAAGTGATGGCGCAAGAAATGGTAGGGTGTAATGTTGGGGAGTCCTTTGTGCCTGAAGTGCAATGCTTGCTCAACCATTCATTCCATGGGAGTTGTGCAGCAGGGCTGGTGAATGGTGGTGCCTAATGTTGCAATAGTGGGTGTGCAGATAAagatttgtcattattttcaccaGATGTACAAACACTTCTAAACCATGTCCTGTTAAGCATTCCTGTGTGGGAATGGTATTTATTGTGAAAATATTTATTCCATTAACTTTAGTTTCCAATGTCAACTCAGCAGCTGGAGGTGTGTTGTCCGTCCAAGAGTCACAGCTGGGAGATTACGAGCTTAATATTAAGCTGTGGACTGATGAGAATGGTGGAATAGTTAAAAATCATCACTGCTTGCTATATGTTATGTCCTGCTTAGGGGAAGTTGGCAATATTTTGAGGAATAGTATAATTTTTCATGAAGTGCCCAAGGAGGTCCAAGAAGTGCTAGTCTTttgttcttaaaaaaaatggtCAGCATCAAAGACCTAAAAATTCTCTTTATATAACCAAAATTTTTTAGTAGGCAGGAAAATCTACACTTTCAAACTTTCACTTTAAGGTATGTATGTAGGTGCAAGCAGAATACTCGCACCTTTTTTATGgattcagtaatcaagttgcGCACTTATCATGGCATACTTTAACACCATGCTTGTATCCAGTTCAAGCTGTTTGTTAAGATGTATTTTATAATTCAAACATAAATATCTGTATTTATATGTAATATGAGACTAATGCCACTTATGCCAGTTGATGGGATGACTACCTTAATGCCAAAAGAATTACAACAAAGTTTACTGTGTTATCATTATAAGTTTATTTTTGTCATGTGATCACTCTCTCCAGCCTCTTTCCTCCAAGCAGAGCACAGACCTTGTAAAAGTGGTGATAAATGAGATCATGTTAATACTAGCTAAACACTGGAAACCATTTTGAAATTGCTTATAAATAATGCCATTAAAATTTTTAGAACTGAAGGTCCTCAGGATTTAGTTTTTGTATGACAACTTTCTaaatttatcattttttgtttttttcttattaccaaaagttAACTAATGTATACAGCATAGTAATGGAAAACATCTTTGctgtaaaaatggaaaaaaaaaattatacttcATAAGCATGAGCCTTTTTTATCTCATATGGGAAACTTTACTTTCTTTAGAAATCTTTATAGAAATAACCAGTttaaaagacgaaaataaagtaaaagatttgaCAGTATTTATTATGTTATAACATATCACTTAGTCCTTAAGCAACAACTAACTATAATGTTTATGCTACCAATTTTGTGTTAATATATTGATCCTCAATGCACTGATCTTTTCATATTAGCTTCTCTGTAACACATGGTTTGGTTCATACTTTCT
It encodes the following:
- the LOC135106994 gene encoding uncharacterized protein LOC135106994 — encoded protein: MTIIMHIHGSPAFICIAYSLASCGLNPPTSQMLAYQLECINNGKALSVIHKCGFLSDWHPHCCFFIGPVSFTQMCATPTSTARVTRYGVFLDGGSVKHLGEHTHKHGFKTRYCGHECSM